The proteins below are encoded in one region of Flavobacterium sp. IMCC34852:
- the rpsB gene encoding 30S ribosomal protein S2 has protein sequence MANKIDVKELLEAGVHFGHMTRKWDPNMAPYIYMERNGIHIINLYKTAAKIEEANEALKKIAASGRKILFVATKKQAKDIVSEKALACNMPYITERWPGGMLTNFVTIRKAVKKMASIDKMKKDGTFMTLSKKERLQVDRLRAKLEKNLGSIADMSRLPAALFVVDIKAEHIAIKEAQKLNIPVFAMVDTNSDPREVDYVIPANDDASKSIDKILSLVTDAVKDGLANRTSDAAPETDTEETVEVVAAVEAPAVEAAPEVEATETQTEE, from the coding sequence ATGGCAAACAAAATTGACGTTAAAGAATTATTAGAAGCAGGTGTTCACTTCGGACACATGACTCGTAAGTGGGATCCAAACATGGCTCCTTACATCTATATGGAACGTAATGGAATTCACATTATCAATCTATATAAAACAGCTGCGAAAATCGAAGAAGCTAACGAAGCTTTGAAAAAAATTGCAGCCTCAGGTAGAAAAATACTTTTCGTAGCTACCAAAAAACAAGCAAAAGATATCGTATCTGAAAAAGCATTAGCTTGTAACATGCCTTACATCACTGAAAGATGGCCAGGTGGTATGTTAACCAACTTCGTTACTATCCGTAAAGCCGTTAAAAAAATGGCTTCTATTGATAAAATGAAGAAAGATGGTACTTTCATGACTTTGTCTAAAAAAGAAAGATTACAAGTGGATCGTCTACGTGCTAAATTAGAGAAGAACTTAGGTTCTATCGCTGATATGTCAAGACTTCCTGCGGCTTTATTCGTAGTAGATATCAAAGCAGAACACATCGCAATCAAAGAAGCACAAAAATTAAACATTCCAGTTTTTGCAATGGTTGATACTAACTCTGATCCACGTGAAGTAGATTACGTTATCCCAGCCAATGATGATGCTTCAAAATCAATTGATAAAATTTTATCTTTAGTAACTGACGCTGTAAAAGACGGATTAGCCAACAGAACTTCTGATGCTGCTCCTGAAACTGACACTGAAGAAACTGTTGAAGTAGTGGCTGCTGTTGAAGCACCGGCTGTTGAAGCAGCTCCTGAAGTAGAAGCTACAGAAACTCAAACTGAAGAATAA
- the rpsI gene encoding 30S ribosomal protein S9, whose protein sequence is MGVIHKIGRRKCAVARVYVSEGTGKITVNKREFNNYFPTATLQYKVLQPMSMTNNADNFDVKVNVYGGGSTGQAEAVRMAIARAMCEVEAENRSILKPEGLLTRDPRMVERKKFGQKKARKRFQFSKR, encoded by the coding sequence ATGGGAGTTATTCACAAAATCGGTAGAAGAAAATGTGCAGTAGCACGTGTTTATGTTTCAGAAGGAACAGGAAAAATTACCGTTAACAAAAGAGAATTCAACAACTACTTCCCAACAGCTACTTTACAGTACAAAGTATTACAGCCAATGTCTATGACAAACAACGCTGACAACTTTGATGTAAAAGTAAATGTGTACGGTGGTGGTTCAACAGGTCAGGCAGAAGCTGTGAGAATGGCTATTGCAAGAGCAATGTGTGAAGTGGAAGCTGAAAACAGAAGCATCCTAAAACCAGAAGGATTATTAACAAGAGATCCAAGAATGGTAGAACGTAAAAAATTCGGTCAGAAAAAAGCGAGAAAGAGATTCCAATTCTCGAAACGTTAA
- the rplM gene encoding 50S ribosomal protein L13, whose protein sequence is MDALSYKTQSTTKATSGKEWIIVDAEGHNLGRFASKVAMLLRGKYKPSYTPHVDCGDNVIVINAEKINLTGNKLDDKTYIRHTGYPGGQRSLTAKVLQSKNPALLVEKAVKGMLPKNKLGAELFRNLNVVVGTEHKHEAQKPKAVNLNDLK, encoded by the coding sequence ATGGACGCATTAAGCTACAAGACACAATCTACGACCAAGGCCACTTCTGGAAAAGAGTGGATCATTGTAGATGCCGAAGGTCATAACTTAGGTCGTTTTGCTTCAAAAGTTGCGATGCTTTTGAGAGGAAAATACAAGCCGAGTTATACACCTCACGTCGACTGTGGAGATAACGTAATTGTTATCAACGCAGAGAAAATCAACCTAACCGGTAACAAGTTGGATGACAAAACGTACATCAGACACACAGGCTACCCGGGAGGACAAAGAAGTTTGACTGCAAAGGTTTTGCAATCAAAAAATCCTGCTTTACTAGTAGAAAAAGCAGTGAAAGGAATGTTACCTAAAAACAAATTAGGAGCAGAGCTTTTCAGAAATTTAAATGTTGTTGTAGGAACTGAGCACAAACATGAGGCTCAAAAACCTAAAGCAGTTAACCTAAACGATCTTAAGTAA